The following DNA comes from Oceanispirochaeta sp..
TAAGTCCGACAGGCTGCTAGGGGTTATGAACAAAGTCTCTGCTGTTTCCCAGCAGCAGGGATTCGATAGGATGCACTTGTCCTAAACCTTTGTAATCAATTTTCCAGATTTCTCCGTTATTGGGAAAACTGCTGGGGTATAAAGGCAGGGTGTTCTCAAGGACGGCTCTGATCAGGCGGAATGTCACGGCATGGGTTACGATCAGAATATTCTCCCTGGACTCCGTATTCAGGCTGGCAAAGAAGGATTGTACACGTTTTGCGATCATTTCGTAGGATTCTCCACCTCCCGCAGGAACCCAATTCCATCTTTTCTCTGTATTCATCTCATATTGGGGCTCTTTTTTTACTTGATCGTAGGTCATGCCTGAATATATTCCCAGATCCTGCTCTGATATCCGGTCATCCTCTTCACATAGGACAGCAAAAACCCTGGAAAATGATTCGGCTGTCTCTCTTGCCCGGATCAGTGGGGAGGATATGATCCTTTGAATACTTACTTTTTCAGAGAGTTGGGCGGCAATAAGATCGGCATCGGTCTTTCCGGATTCTGTGAGACCGAAGGGAAGACGGCTGGCCATGATCCTCTGG
Coding sequences within:
- a CDS encoding histidine phosphatase family protein, yielding MGYLYLIRHAQSEANSQRIMASRLPFGLTESGKTDADLIAAQLSEKVSIQRIISSPLIRARETAESFSRVFAVLCEEDDRISEQDLGIYSGMTYDQVKKEPQYEMNTEKRWNWVPAGGGESYEMIAKRVQSFFASLNTESRENILIVTHAVTFRLIRAVLENTLPLYPSSFPNNGEIWKIDYKGLGQVHPIESLLLGNSRDFVHNP